GCGAGCAGCCGGACGAGCTGACCGCCCTCGTCGCCGCCGCAGGGCAGTACGGCGACCGACGGAACCCCGTTCGCCAGCAGGGCGCGGGAGACGTTGACGCCCTTGCCGCCGGGGTCGAGTCGCGTACCGGTGGCCCGGATGACCTCGCCTCGGACCAGATCGTCGATCTCGACGGCCCGGTCGAGGCTGGGGTTGAGGGTGAGGGTGAGGATCATGCCCGCACCACCCGGGGACCGGCGGTTTCGACCTCGGCGACCAGGTCCTCGTTGAGTCCGGTGTCGGTGATCAGCAGATCGACGTCGGCGAGGGTGCCGAACCGGGCGAGGTAATCGTTGCCGATCTTGGTGTGGTCGGCCAGGACGATGGACCGCCGGGCGGCACCGATCATGGCCCGCTTGACGGCGGCCTCCGCCGGGTCCGGCGTGGTGAGCCCACGTTCGACCGAACACCCGTTGGTGCCGAGGAACGCGACGTCGACGTAGAGGTCGGCGAGGGGGCGCAGCGCCCAGTCGTCGACTGTGGCCATTGTCTTGCCCCGGACCCGGCCACCGAGCAGCAGCACGTTCAGGTTGGTGCGGATGCCCAGCGTCGTGGCCAGCGCGGGGGAGTTGACCACGACGGTCAGCTCGCGGTCGGTGGGAAGGACCTGGGCGAGTCGGGCGGTGGTGGTGCCCGCGTCCAGGATGATCGCGCCCTCCTGCGGCAGTTCGGCGAGCGCCGCCTTGGCGATGCGTTCCTTCTCCGTGGTGAGGACGGTATCCCGGGTGGCCAGTGCGGGCTCGAAGCCGATCCGTTCGACCGGGATCGCTCCGCCGTGCACCCGGCGCAGCACCCCGGCGCGTTCGAGGGTGGTGAGGTCGCGCCGGATGGTTTCGGCGGTCACGTTGAGCGTTTCGGCCAGGGTGGTCACGTCGACCCGTCCGTCGGCTCGGGCGAGTCGGACGATCTCCTGCTGCCGCTCTTCGGCGTACATGTGGTTTCACCACCGTTTCGATTTGCTTCACGTTTGTTTACGCCCGACTCTGTGGGTTGTCAAGGGTGCGCGGCGGACGAATTGTGATCTTGGCCGCTCGGCTGACCTGCGGGTCCTGCCCCCGGACCGACCGAGGCCATCGGCCGGGGGGATCCGCTGGCGAGGTCGGGCAGTGGATGTCGGGGCCTACCGTGACCTCGCCGGTGCCTCCGGCCCATGATCCGAAGGAGAGTTCGATGCGAGGCAGATCGATCTCGGCGGCGCTCGCCGCAGTGGCGACGACGGCGGCGACGGTCCTGCTGGGTCCGGTCACGGTGGCCTCGGCGCAGGAAGACCGCGTTGGGCCGGTGCTACACCGGCGAGCGACCGCAACACGCGGACCCGTTCACCTGGTGGGGCGTCATGTAGGCGTTGCCGCCGGACGGCCCATCGCCAGATCAGTGAAAACACCTTCTTATCCAGATTTAGCCTGATAAAACCTTTTTGTACGGCAGTCAGGAGATCTGGAGGACCCATGACCACGCTGGACGCGCCCGCCCGGCACCGCCGGGCGGCCCCCGTCACCGATCCTCGGCGCTACGACACCCTCAAACGGGTGCTCGACGTCGTCGGGGCGGGCCTCGCGCTCCTGGTGGCGACACCGGTGATGGCGGCGGTCGCGGCGCTCATCCTGGTCACGCTCGGCCGGCCCGTGCTGTTCCGGCAGGTCCGGCCGGGCCGCGACGGCGACCTGTTCGAGCTGGTGAAGTTCCGGACCATGCTGCCGGTACGGCCCGACCGTGGCTGGGTCACCGACGCCGAGCGGATGACCCGGATCGGGCGCTGGCTGCGGGCCACCAGCCTGGACGAGCTGCCCGAGCTGTGGAACGTGCTGCGCGGGCAGATGAGCCTGGTCGGCCCCCGCCCGCATCTGGTGAAATATCTCGACATCTACACGCCGTGGCAGGCCCGTCGACACGAGGTGCGGCCCGGCATCACCGGGCTGGCCCAGGTACGCGGGCGCAACGAACTGTCCTGGGAGGACAAGTTCGC
The sequence above is a segment of the Solwaraspora sp. WMMD406 genome. Coding sequences within it:
- a CDS encoding DeoR/GlpR family DNA-binding transcription regulator, which codes for MYAEERQQEIVRLARADGRVDVTTLAETLNVTAETIRRDLTTLERAGVLRRVHGGAIPVERIGFEPALATRDTVLTTEKERIAKAALAELPQEGAIILDAGTTTARLAQVLPTDRELTVVVNSPALATTLGIRTNLNVLLLGGRVRGKTMATVDDWALRPLADLYVDVAFLGTNGCSVERGLTTPDPAEAAVKRAMIGAARRSIVLADHTKIGNDYLARFGTLADVDLLITDTGLNEDLVAEVETAGPRVVRA
- a CDS encoding sugar transferase, with product MTTLDAPARHRRAAPVTDPRRYDTLKRVLDVVGAGLALLVATPVMAAVAALILVTLGRPVLFRQVRPGRDGDLFELVKFRTMLPVRPDRGWVTDAERMTRIGRWLRATSLDELPELWNVLRGQMSLVGPRPHLVKYLDIYTPWQARRHEVRPGITGLAQVRGRNELSWEDKFAYDIEYVDNRCLRLDLRILAETVRVVLRREGISAPGAATWHEFTGTPATGSEAVGRPAVTTTPARTTVGSDRSSRWSAEAPRTGRSALTRPPAR